One genomic window of Monodelphis domestica isolate mMonDom1 chromosome 1, mMonDom1.pri, whole genome shotgun sequence includes the following:
- the VDAC1 gene encoding voltage-dependent anion-selective channel protein 1 has protein sequence MAVPPTYADLGKSARDVFTKGYGFGLIKLDLKTKSENGLEFTSSGSANTETSKVSGSLETKYKWSEYGLTFIEKWNTDNTLGTEITVEDQLARGLKLTFDSSFSPNTGKKNAKIKSGYKREHINLGCDMDFDISGPSIRGAVVLGYEGWLAGYQMNFETSKSRVTQSNFAVGYKTDEFQLHTNVNDGTEFGGSIYQKVNKKLETAVNLAWTAGNSNTRFGIAAKYQIDPEASFSAKVNNSSLIGLGYTQTLKPGIKLTLSALLDGKNVNAGGHKLGLGLEFQA, from the exons gATTTGGCTTAATAAAACTGGATCTGAAAACAAAATCTGAGAATGGACTG gaatttacaaGTTCAGGTTCAGCAAATACTGAGACCAGCAAAGTTTCAGGCAGTttggaaacaaaatataaatggtCTGAATATGGCTTGACATTCATAGAAAAATGGAACACAGACAATACACTGGGCACTGAAATTACTGTTGAGGATCAG CTTGCACGTGGACTGAAGCTCACCTTTGATTCATCCTTCTCACCTAACACTGG gaaaaaaaatgctaagaTTAAGTCAGGATACAAGAGGGAACATATCAATCTTGGCTGTGACATGGATTTTGATATTTCTGGGCCTTCAATACGAGGAGCTGTGGTACTTGGCTATGAAGGCTGGTTGGCAGGCTACCAGATGAATTTTGAAACTTCTAAATCACGGGTTACCCAGAGCAACTTTGCTGTTGGCTACAAGACTGATGAATTCCAGCTGCACACCAATGT GAATGATGGCACAGAGTTTGGGGGCTCTATTTATCAGAAAGTGAACAAGAAGTTGGAAACTGCTGTCAATTTAGCCTGGACAGCTGGAAATAGCAACACTCGCTTTGGAATAGCAGCCAAATATCAGATTGACCCTGAGGCCTCTTTCTCT GCTAAAGTGAACAACTCTAGCCTGATAGGCTTAGGTTACACCCAGACTCTAAAACCAG GTATCAAACTGACATTATCAGCTTTGCTGGATGGCAAGAATGTCAATGCTGGTGGCCACAAGCTTGGTCTAGGACTGGAATTTCAAGCATAA